One Leisingera sp. M658 genomic window carries:
- a CDS encoding DMT family transporter, giving the protein MTLFIIAIILSAALLHAVWNAIVKTAADRTTTLGLVAFGQVIPSAVMITVLPLPSAESFVYILLSTVVHFGYYYMLGRAYQHGDLSVVYPIARGIVPALVGIWAMIFVGEVLPLQAWGGIGVIALGIQLSSWKALRSGVGRAALGFAAGTGFCISIYSLVDGIGVRLSGNTLSYWAWGAFLHIFIAGFIAVRKRRTLAALPRRTWILGITGGLVSMTAYGLVLYAKNFAPLGAVSALRETSVIFAALIGFFFLKEGYWMRRLGSAVLMACGVALIGMAV; this is encoded by the coding sequence ATGACCCTTTTTATCATCGCTATCATCTTGTCGGCAGCGCTGTTGCATGCTGTGTGGAACGCCATTGTGAAAACGGCTGCGGACCGCACCACCACACTTGGGCTGGTTGCCTTTGGCCAAGTGATCCCCAGTGCCGTGATGATCACAGTCCTGCCGCTGCCTTCTGCTGAAAGCTTTGTCTATATCCTGCTCTCAACGGTGGTTCATTTCGGCTACTACTACATGCTTGGCCGCGCCTATCAGCACGGTGACCTCAGCGTCGTATACCCGATTGCCAGGGGTATCGTGCCGGCGCTTGTCGGCATATGGGCGATGATCTTTGTCGGCGAGGTTTTGCCATTGCAGGCCTGGGGAGGCATTGGGGTGATTGCCCTTGGCATCCAGCTCAGCAGCTGGAAGGCGCTGCGCTCGGGGGTTGGGCGCGCGGCTCTTGGTTTTGCCGCGGGGACCGGTTTTTGCATTTCGATTTATTCATTGGTCGACGGTATCGGCGTGCGTTTGTCCGGTAACACACTCAGCTACTGGGCCTGGGGTGCATTTCTGCACATTTTCATTGCCGGGTTCATCGCCGTGCGCAAGCGCCGCACGCTGGCGGCTTTGCCCAGGCGGACATGGATCCTGGGGATTACCGGAGGGCTGGTATCTATGACGGCCTACGGGCTGGTGCTTTATGCCAAGAACTTTGCCCCGCTGGGTGCTGTTTCTGCGCTGCGGGAAACTTCTGTGATCTTTGCTGCGCTGATCGGATTTTTCTTCCTCAAAGAAGGATACTGGATGCGGCGGCTTGGTTCTGCGGTGTTGATGGCCTGCGGCGTGGCCCTGATCGGAATGGCTGTCTAG
- a CDS encoding Na/Pi cotransporter family protein gives MAILTFLISLAGATMLLLYAVRMVRTGIERSYGASFQRLLTGRQSHLQAGLMGLMLAIVLQSSAAVALLTSGFAASGYLAFPTGLAIVLGGDLGSALIIQILSFDLDWLVPVLLAAGGYLFVKTEAKKARQLGRILMGVAFILISLRFLREAMDPIRDSAFLPAVAGYLARDYITAFLVGGALAFVMHSSVAAILMCVTLVQIGAIPFAAGLSLVLGANFGSAFIPVWLSRGMDLRARRIPYANLVLRGTWAVICLFGANLALRQGVLGDPQGGQMLVNAHLAFNASLLVLALPVCTQLGDIFARLFPEPAQTEMNHPGRPVSALEQGSYGSAAVSVSNLKRELLRMSDQVNAMFRPVLELYQSGGKEKIKTVQSMDAEVNAGLSGVRKYVAAIPEDGFDKDQLKTARSLMEYAIRLETAGDVVARRLTVLAGDLNKRNLSFSREGWMEITRMHEAILANMQLASNVLISDDLESARLLSLEKTELKRMEHDSRKRHLKRLQNGARESFDTSDIHLETLRALREFNSHIAAVAYPVLYQNGQLLETRLINEMLPEDAE, from the coding sequence ATGGCGATTTTGACTTTTTTGATCAGTCTGGCGGGAGCCACGATGCTGCTTCTTTATGCGGTGCGGATGGTGCGCACCGGGATCGAGCGCAGCTATGGCGCCTCGTTCCAGCGGCTGCTGACCGGACGGCAAAGCCATCTGCAGGCGGGCCTGATGGGGCTGATGCTGGCGATCGTACTGCAAAGTTCGGCTGCCGTGGCGCTGCTCACCTCCGGGTTTGCGGCCAGCGGCTATCTGGCCTTTCCCACTGGGCTGGCCATCGTGCTGGGCGGCGATCTGGGCTCGGCGCTGATCATTCAGATCCTCTCCTTTGATCTCGATTGGCTGGTGCCGGTGCTGCTGGCGGCCGGCGGGTATCTGTTCGTCAAAACCGAGGCAAAGAAGGCGCGGCAGCTGGGCAGGATCTTGATGGGGGTCGCCTTCATCCTGATTTCGTTGCGGTTTCTGCGCGAAGCGATGGATCCGATCCGCGACAGCGCCTTTCTGCCGGCGGTTGCGGGCTATCTGGCTCGGGATTACATAACGGCGTTTCTGGTCGGTGGCGCGCTGGCTTTTGTGATGCATTCGTCAGTTGCCGCTATCCTGATGTGCGTGACGCTGGTGCAGATCGGAGCGATCCCCTTTGCCGCTGGCCTTTCACTGGTATTGGGGGCGAATTTCGGTTCTGCCTTCATTCCCGTCTGGCTGAGCCGCGGAATGGATCTGCGGGCCCGCCGCATTCCTTATGCCAACCTTGTTTTGCGCGGCACCTGGGCGGTGATCTGCCTGTTCGGTGCCAATCTGGCGCTGCGTCAGGGGGTGTTGGGGGATCCGCAAGGCGGCCAGATGCTGGTCAACGCGCATCTGGCCTTCAATGCGTCACTGCTGGTTCTCGCGCTGCCGGTTTGCACACAGTTGGGAGATATCTTTGCCCGGCTGTTCCCCGAACCCGCGCAGACAGAGATGAACCATCCAGGGCGGCCTGTCAGTGCGCTGGAGCAGGGCAGCTATGGCTCAGCTGCTGTGTCTGTTTCGAACCTTAAACGCGAACTGCTGCGGATGTCTGACCAGGTCAATGCCATGTTCCGCCCGGTACTGGAATTGTACCAATCGGGTGGCAAGGAGAAAATCAAGACCGTTCAGTCGATGGACGCCGAGGTCAACGCTGGTCTCTCCGGTGTCCGGAAATATGTGGCTGCGATCCCCGAGGATGGCTTTGACAAAGATCAATTGAAGACGGCCCGCAGCCTGATGGAATACGCGATCCGGCTGGAAACCGCTGGCGATGTGGTGGCCCGTCGTCTGACAGTCCTGGCGGGTGATTTGAACAAAAGGAATCTGAGCTTTTCCAGGGAAGGCTGGATGGAGATCACCCGGATGCATGAGGCAATTCTGGCCAATATGCAGCTGGCCTCCAATGTGCTGATTTCTGATGACTTGGAAAGTGCGCGGTTGCTGAGTCTGGAAAAAACCGAATTGAAGCGGATGGAGCACGACAGCCGGAAACGCCACCTGAAACGGTTGCAAAATGGTGCCCGGGAAAGCTTTGACACCTCCGACATCCATTTGGAAACGCTGCGTGCCTTGCGTGAGTTCAACAGCCACATTGCGGCGGTAGCCTATCCGGTTCTGTACCAGAATGGCCAGCTGCTGGAGACCCGGCTGATCAATGAAATGCTGCCGGAAGACGCCGAGTGA